The Deltaproteobacteria bacterium genome window below encodes:
- a CDS encoding aldehyde dehydrogenase family protein, translating into MSSTAIHPEIRDIFEQLGVAAPEPGAGLKVQDPSNGNLLAELSLCERAEADAAVARSVKAFEALRVVPGPKRGELVRQMGDLLRARKEPLARLVTAEVGKGIEEARGEVQEMIDICDFAAGMSRSIGGRTLMSERAGHRMFEQWLPLGPVLCISAFNFPVAVWSWNAALAFICGDPVVWKPSLKAPLSAIATHRLLQPVLAAAGHGDAMQLVIGGDADVATALVADPRLPLVSATGSCAMGRKVGPVVAARLGRSLLELGGNNAIIVDATANLELAARAIAFGAAGTAGQRCTSTRRLFLAQSIDAELVRRLVAAYRQLGDRIGDPRDPKHMVGPLIDAGAKQGFVDTIARIRREGGEILAGGNVRPGPGHYVEPTLVRAPADRPFPVMDEETFAPILYIRSFPDDRLDLAITWQNQVEQGLSSALFSDSLRAAERFWSPEGSDCGIANVNLGTSGAEIGGAFGGEKATGGGRESGSDAWKAYMRRQTCTVNGSDALPLAQGIRWE; encoded by the coding sequence ATGAGCAGCACCGCAATCCACCCCGAAATCCGCGACATCTTCGAGCAGCTCGGCGTGGCCGCGCCCGAGCCCGGCGCAGGCCTGAAGGTCCAGGATCCCTCGAACGGCAACCTCCTCGCGGAGCTGTCGCTGTGTGAGCGCGCCGAGGCCGACGCCGCGGTCGCGCGATCGGTGAAGGCCTTCGAGGCCCTGCGCGTGGTGCCGGGCCCCAAGCGTGGCGAGCTGGTGCGGCAGATGGGCGACCTGCTGCGGGCGCGCAAGGAGCCGCTGGCGCGTCTGGTCACCGCCGAGGTCGGCAAGGGCATCGAGGAGGCCCGCGGCGAGGTCCAGGAGATGATCGACATCTGCGACTTCGCGGCCGGCATGTCGCGCTCGATCGGCGGTCGCACGCTGATGTCCGAGCGCGCCGGTCACCGCATGTTCGAGCAGTGGCTTCCGCTCGGGCCGGTGCTGTGCATCAGCGCGTTCAACTTCCCGGTCGCGGTGTGGTCGTGGAACGCCGCGCTGGCGTTCATCTGCGGCGACCCGGTGGTGTGGAAGCCCAGCCTCAAGGCGCCGCTGTCGGCGATCGCGACCCATCGCCTGCTGCAGCCGGTGCTGGCCGCGGCCGGCCACGGCGACGCGATGCAGCTCGTCATCGGCGGTGACGCCGACGTCGCGACCGCGCTGGTCGCCGATCCGCGGCTGCCGCTGGTGAGCGCGACCGGCTCGTGTGCGATGGGCCGCAAGGTCGGCCCGGTGGTCGCCGCCCGCCTCGGTCGCTCGCTGCTCGAGCTCGGGGGCAACAACGCGATCATCGTCGACGCGACCGCCAACCTCGAGCTGGCGGCGCGGGCCATCGCCTTCGGTGCCGCCGGCACCGCGGGGCAGCGCTGCACCAGCACGCGGCGGCTGTTCCTCGCGCAGAGCATCGACGCCGAGCTCGTGCGTCGACTCGTCGCCGCCTACCGTCAGCTCGGCGATCGCATCGGTGATCCGCGCGATCCGAAGCACATGGTCGGGCCGCTCATCGACGCCGGCGCCAAGCAGGGCTTCGTCGACACCATCGCGCGGATCCGTCGCGAGGGCGGCGAGATCCTCGCGGGCGGCAACGTGCGGCCCGGTCCCGGCCACTACGTCGAGCCCACGCTGGTGCGGGCGCCGGCCGATCGACCGTTCCCCGTGATGGACGAGGAGACCTTCGCGCCGATCCTCTACATCCGCAGCTTCCCCGACGACCGCCTCGATCTCGCGATCACCTGGCAGAACCAGGTCGAGCAGGGCCTGTCGTCGGCGCTGTTCAGCGACAGCCTGCGGGCGGCCGAGCGCTTCTGGAGTCCCGAGGGCAGCGATTGCGGCATCGCGAACGTGAACCTCGGCACCTCCGGTGCAGAGATCGGTGGCGCGTTCGGTGGCGAGAAGGCCACCGGTGGTGGGCGCGAGTCGGGCTCCGACGCCTGGAAGGCGTACATGCGGCGCCAGACCTGCACGGTCAACGGCAGCGACGCGCTGCCGCTGGCGCAGGGCATCCGCTGGGAGTGA
- a CDS encoding lytic transglycosylase domain-containing protein, with translation MRTRAWLASLGLLSLTALLLTHPSADASVPAEQGANDTDAAFEADADAVPTAVAEVATAATTRPVAAVPVLAGLSGAATALAAQDTARAIAIVEGLAPAPGSPEWFAAGAIVGRAHRLAGRPEAAIAALRPRAEHKQIARHFPPDVLAVELAQAELAYARTDAVDTAKADAALDDGIGRLRRLEKFEQLRNFAQLRVLRAQMMAEQGGGAGAARRAASALQEVLQEYPHHPERGLLWLEHARALARAGATKDATAELRNIAIERNGEPEGIAAWAELERMAAASGKPLAPLTWSERLTSATAARRNKRVDVSREILEQLIADPATPSSIRTQAEHARSVTAAKQRDFGTCAADLRKAYAASGSLAVKDDLLKCLEKGAFYDEAIDLVLADLKTKKGKKKQYRAAIHWEALDLAVRGGKYERARALLASYEKDGKAHGEERAWLHAWLAYRLGDEPAAIAALQAYEKKYRGEAGRRARYFRGKLQLRSDDAIAKAEGERTLRAIAAADALDYYGVLARQRLQDAGAELPPLPKLAPVAEELDPPGRGDAQSILDRLAASYGDAWPSIERAQQLYRAGYNDEARRELRVTVQAYTTRGKKAGGVRSEDVLVGLGWKANWKFPRVAPTKAGRKQLRDKEVVEDLREGLREVAFAMQEPHLYVKLSTPKDAPLRSRWTVRAFRPAIEREARLRKIDPKHLWALMYTESRFRPHVVSPVGARGALQIMPWTAHQLAERLGETDEGHFFDSDRLFDIDTNAHLSAYYVAELLAKFHGQAPMAYASYNGGPSNVARWLAAKSQGPAPLELDAFVEEIPFRESYRYAKRVTEIYATYALLYEGELPRGTNRVDPSFEDNIDF, from the coding sequence ATGCGTACGCGGGCATGGCTTGCATCCCTGGGTCTGCTGTCGTTGACGGCGCTGCTGCTCACGCATCCGTCCGCGGATGCGTCGGTGCCGGCCGAGCAAGGCGCCAACGACACCGACGCGGCGTTCGAGGCCGACGCCGACGCGGTGCCGACCGCGGTGGCCGAGGTCGCCACCGCCGCGACGACGCGTCCGGTCGCGGCAGTTCCGGTGCTCGCGGGTCTGTCGGGGGCTGCGACCGCGCTGGCCGCCCAGGACACCGCCCGCGCGATCGCGATCGTCGAAGGCCTCGCGCCCGCTCCGGGTAGCCCCGAGTGGTTTGCCGCCGGCGCCATCGTCGGTCGCGCCCATCGCCTCGCCGGTCGACCCGAGGCCGCGATCGCGGCGCTGCGTCCGCGGGCCGAGCACAAGCAGATCGCGAGGCACTTTCCACCCGACGTCCTCGCGGTCGAGCTGGCCCAGGCCGAGCTGGCGTACGCGCGCACCGACGCGGTCGACACCGCCAAGGCGGATGCAGCGCTCGACGACGGCATCGGGCGCCTGCGCAGGCTCGAGAAGTTCGAGCAGCTCCGCAACTTCGCGCAGCTGCGGGTGCTGCGGGCGCAGATGATGGCCGAGCAGGGTGGGGGCGCCGGCGCGGCACGTCGGGCCGCGAGCGCGCTGCAGGAGGTGCTGCAGGAGTACCCACACCACCCCGAGCGCGGGCTCCTGTGGCTCGAGCACGCCCGCGCGCTGGCGCGGGCCGGCGCAACCAAGGACGCCACCGCCGAGCTGCGCAACATCGCGATCGAGCGCAACGGCGAGCCCGAGGGCATCGCGGCGTGGGCCGAGCTCGAGCGCATGGCCGCCGCCTCGGGCAAGCCGCTGGCACCGCTGACGTGGAGCGAGCGGCTGACCAGCGCGACCGCGGCGCGCCGCAACAAGCGGGTCGACGTCTCGCGCGAGATCCTCGAGCAGCTCATCGCCGACCCGGCCACGCCGAGCTCGATCCGCACCCAGGCCGAGCACGCCCGCTCGGTGACCGCGGCCAAGCAACGCGACTTCGGCACCTGCGCCGCGGACCTGCGCAAGGCCTACGCCGCCTCGGGCAGCCTCGCGGTGAAGGACGACCTGCTCAAGTGCCTCGAGAAGGGCGCCTTCTACGACGAGGCGATCGACCTCGTGCTGGCCGATCTGAAGACGAAGAAGGGCAAGAAGAAGCAGTATCGCGCCGCGATCCACTGGGAGGCGCTCGATCTCGCGGTGCGCGGCGGCAAGTACGAGCGCGCCCGTGCGCTGCTCGCCAGCTACGAGAAGGACGGCAAGGCCCACGGCGAGGAGCGGGCGTGGCTGCACGCGTGGCTGGCCTATCGCCTGGGCGACGAGCCGGCCGCGATCGCGGCGTTGCAGGCCTACGAGAAGAAGTACCGCGGCGAGGCCGGCCGGCGGGCCCGCTACTTCCGCGGCAAGCTGCAGCTGCGCAGCGACGACGCGATCGCGAAGGCCGAGGGCGAGCGCACGCTGCGGGCGATCGCGGCCGCGGATGCGCTCGACTACTACGGCGTGCTCGCGCGCCAACGGCTGCAGGACGCCGGCGCCGAGCTGCCGCCCTTGCCCAAGCTCGCGCCGGTCGCCGAGGAGCTCGATCCGCCGGGCCGCGGCGACGCGCAGTCGATCCTCGATCGCCTCGCGGCCAGCTACGGCGACGCGTGGCCCTCGATCGAGCGCGCGCAGCAGCTGTACCGCGCCGGCTACAATGACGAGGCCCGTCGCGAGCTCCGTGTGACCGTGCAGGCCTACACCACCCGCGGCAAGAAGGCCGGCGGCGTGCGCAGCGAGGACGTGCTGGTCGGGCTGGGCTGGAAGGCCAACTGGAAGTTCCCGCGGGTGGCCCCGACCAAGGCCGGCCGCAAGCAGCTGCGCGACAAAGAAGTCGTCGAGGATCTCCGCGAGGGCCTGCGCGAGGTCGCGTTCGCGATGCAGGAGCCGCACCTCTACGTGAAGCTGAGCACGCCGAAGGACGCGCCGCTGCGCTCGCGCTGGACCGTGCGCGCGTTCCGACCCGCCATCGAGCGCGAGGCTCGGCTGCGCAAGATCGATCCCAAGCACCTGTGGGCGCTGATGTACACCGAGTCGCGCTTCCGGCCCCACGTGGTGTCGCCGGTCGGTGCCCGCGGCGCGCTGCAGATCATGCCGTGGACCGCCCACCAGCTGGCCGAGCGGCTGGGCGAGACCGATGAGGGGCACTTCTTCGACAGCGATCGGCTGTTCGACATCGACACCAACGCGCACCTGTCGGCGTACTACGTGGCGGAGCTGCTGGCGAAGTTCCACGGCCAGGCACCGATGGCCTACGCCAGCTACAACGGCGGCCCCAGCAACGTCGCGCGCTGGCTCGCTGCCAAGTCGCAGGGCCCCGCGCCGCTCGAGCTCGACGCCTTCGTCGAGGAGATTCCCTTCCGCGAGAGCTACCGCTACGCCAAGCGCGTGACCGAGATCTACGCCACGTACGCGCTGCTCTACGAAGGCGAGCTCCCCCGCGGCACCAACCGCGTGGATCCGAGCTTCGAGGACAACATCGACTTCTAG